The window tttattttattttattttattttattttattttattttatttaatataagagtttaatttttaaatattttaattaaatcctTGTATGTTGTATTATACAAAAATTTCTCAATTACTTTCTTATAGTTTATGATTCCATTATAGTTTGATGATCGATTCTTAATGGATGAGATGAATTTTGATAGGGAATTACTACGTGAGGAGTTTAAGGAGTCTTTGAAATCTATGACTCACGAACAGAGGAATGCATATGATCGGATACTGAATGCTGTCTCCATGGATCTTGGTGGATTTTACTTTGTTTATGGTTACGGTGGTACTGGGAAGACTTTCCTTTATCGCACGTTATCTGCATCATTAAGGTGTAATGGCAAAATAGTGCTAAATGTTGCATCAAGTGGTATTGCTTCACTATTACTCCCTAATGGACGAACTGCTCATTCTAGATTCAAGATTCCACTAAACATAAATGAGGATTCGGTTTGTAACATTAAACAAGGTTCTTCCCTTGCTAAGCTTCTTGCTAGAGCCAGTTTGATTATATGGGATGAAGCTCCGATGCTTAACAAACACTGTTACGAGGCTTTAGACAAGTCATTGAAGGATATTCTTAGATTTGAGCAATCCTACAAACCTTACATGCCATTTGGAGGAAAGGTTGTTGTCCTAGGTGGTGACTTTAGGCAGATCCTTCCAGTCATACCTATGGGATCAAGACAGGATATCGTGCAATCTTCTATTAGTTCATCATATCTATGGGATTACTGTAATGTACTAAAGCTAAGCAGGAATATGCGTTTATCTTCTTCATCAAGTTCTCAAGACAATTGCGAAAATATGGATTTTGCTAATTGGCTTATTCATATTGGAGATGGATTGGCTGGCGATTCTATAGATGGTGAATCTAAAGTTTTGATCCCGAATGAGATTCTCATTGATGAtactgacactggttttgaagaGTTCATACAGTTTGTCTATCCCATGTTGATATATAACTTGACCAACACAGATTATTTCAAGGA is drawn from Arachis hypogaea cultivar Tifrunner chromosome 12, arahy.Tifrunner.gnm2.J5K5, whole genome shotgun sequence and contains these coding sequences:
- the LOC112729500 gene encoding uncharacterized protein, translated to MDEMNFDRELLREEFKESLKSMTHEQRNAYDRILNAVSMDLGGFYFVYGYGGTGKTFLYRTLSASLRCNGKIVLNVASSGIASLLLPNGRTAHSRFKIPLNINEDSVCNIKQGSSLAKLLARASLIIWDEAPMLNKHCYEALDKSLKDILRFEQSYKPYMPFGGKVVVLGGDFRQILPVIPMGSRQDIVQSSISSSYLWDYCNVLKLSRNMRLSSSSSSQDNCENMDFANWLIHIGDGLAGDSIDGESKVLIPNEILIDDTDTGFEEFIQFVYPMLIYNLTNTDYFKERSILAPTLEVVNEVNNNIMSLLPGDQRVYLSSDSLCVEEGNMESQLDTFSPDVLNAINCSGLPNHQLCLKEGVPVMLLRNIDQSNGLCNGTKLQVRRLGNHIIECIVLTGDKAGRVVLIPRMNMIPNNDTLPFRFQRRQFPLIVSFAMNINKSQGQTLGVVGLYLPKPVFTHGQLYVALSRVKSKKCLRVLIQNNGSMPKGSTINVVFREVFNNVT